The following is a genomic window from Neodiprion virginianus isolate iyNeoVirg1 chromosome 1, iyNeoVirg1.1, whole genome shotgun sequence.
TCATTTATCTCACTCGGGCATCGTCAgtgtgtaaaatttgttttttttttttacttttcaacaTGTTTAACCGCCCGCTTTTGCTTTAATCGTCAATAATCATGGATAAATGTGCTAATGATTAATCGTTGTCTCGTACCTACCTATAACCGTGAAAAGCTCGTTAgtaattttcttgttttttgtaaCAGTATTGGATATACTGTACGATATACGTGaattgtgtatgtatatttattgtcAGAGACTGACATATAAGGGTCACCGTATGGTATTTATAACTGTTCCGTGTTACATATCTTCGGACTGAAATTACTTCTCGATGCTTTTCGAGTTTAGCGAATATTCCTACGTCGGTtgtgttgttttctttttttctctctctctctctctctctctcttttcatttttttctcatcccgAAAATGCTTTGCAATAATCCTTTTCGACGACACACTCCGTCTCGACCGATGTCTAATTTTGATTCCCGTTATACCTACATATGCGTACAGACAATATACCCTGATTCTCACGTTTACGATACCGATCGTTTTATCAAACCAAGTCCGGTCTGCcggaattttattataaacttTACTTTCTCTAAAAACCGCTTCGCAATAATTGAACGCTcgtttttgttgttattgcTGTGTAGTTGTAGTTGTAGTTGTAGTTGTAGTTGTAGTTGTTGTTATTGTagttttattcattattattattattattattattaacgcATTCAATCACAGATAATTAGCATACGGTCGATATGATTCtcagatgaaaaatattgttcttaaaaaattgTCTAATCTAAAATCCAATTTAATTGAACAACTTGTACTACAACCTTTATTATAAATCCGAAAGTATATTTTGGCCTGATTGATGGGCGGATTAATCGATCCGATTGACTGGCTtagaaattaaacaaaatcttaggaaatttttaaagtttctttttcgttttcgttttgTACCTATAACGATGACACGTGATGTACGGCCCTAATAATTCGtttcctttcttttattttcaggtCCAGACCAAACTGATTACTAAACTGGCGCGGAGATAATTACTTATCGTAAATGTGGCATTGCTagtgtgtttttatttaattgttaaatttaaacaaaagGAAAACCCAAGAAAGTAAGAAAGGCAaggaaaaataacaatttttttcttacatctctttgcttcttcttcttcttcttcttcttcttcttcttcttcttattttcattttttaaggaaataaataataataatccgcgatatttataataaagaataataatattaatcatcATCACAATTTAACCTCTGCCTCGAAATTTCGcagtgtgtatatataatacataattatacTATATCGTTTCGCGAAATTcttatattttgtaatttttaatattctcaaTCAACAAGTGCATACATCATAAATCATACGGTGgtaaatgtatttaaaaacgGTCAGAGATGAAGGAgaagaattttcgaaagtaaccagaaaaaaaagagaaatcaTCAGAAAAACACCGCGCGCAAAGGTCGTGAGAAAACAGTTGCACGAATGATCGTATAATTTCTATAATGTGAAACATCGAATCGACAGCCTATTGatacattatatacacatataatttGACGATTATGCTTCGCTTAGTGAATATGCGTTGTCGATCGTTTGGTGTGTTTTATAATGAGCGgtttattcttcttctcgaCATGTGCGCAAGAAATTATAATCGATGACAATTACATGTCAGGTACAACGATCCTGGTAAATGTACTTTACTGCCACCGGGTTACGCGATCGAATCataaaacaacaataatatgcAATTCACCATACAGGAATCGTGAATACAATGGAATTATAGAAACCGAAACATCGCacttttattacaatttaatATATCGCGTAACAATAACAGTAATAGTGTTCTTACTTCGTCTTTTGACTTTACGAGAAtgtcatttgaaaaaacaaaaaaacaaaaaaacaccTGTATTACTTGTACATGTATTAAgttgtgtaaaataaattattatttataaaatcacAATGATACCGCCCGCAGTGCAGTGCAGGAATAATATGTGCAAAAAGCAAAGTGTTTAGGTGACGAATGAAAGAGAAAACCGAATCGTTGTATTCATATATTGtaagattatttatttagtcACATAATCGTGTATTTGTAGCCAACAGTGTTATCAGGTATAAAAGTGCGCTCGCGTTTTATACCGCGACACGAAGCGAAACGTAAATCGTGTCGGGATAAAATGGCAAAGCGGATGGATGTTGATcgggaaaaaaagaacgcgTCTCATAATGCCAGGTATATTTTCCTGGCGTGGAGAAGGTAGGCGATCGCAGTCCAAAGCCCGACGCCCCATATCGTTTCGATCAGACGCCAGGTATGAGTATTCATTTCACCGTAAGCCCAGTGGAACGGAAATATTTGATAACAGAGCTGATGACCAACGTACATCGCCAACGCGTTCATTCCTGGAAACGGGGAATAGTTACCTGGCAGTTAGAGAGTTGGAAATGTTCGGCCGTGCTCGTTTCTAATATGCAGGACGCGTAATCCGACGCGGTGGAATTTTACAGCGAAGTTAAGTTGTATGGATCGCGAGTGCGGATCGATTTATCGGACGATTCGAATCTTTTACGATTCTCGGCCAGCACGAATTTGTAAcataattaatttgttttattcggTTCGAATATCGGAAACCATCGATTCGTCTCGCTTGTCCGTCAAGTGGGCCgcatttattttatactcacCGGGTATCCTGAACGGTCCGCCTCGCCAATATTCCGTCACGTCTACCAAGACGTAACAAATCGTCAGTAACAGAAACGCGAGGCTCGTCGTAACGAGCACGAAAGACATTGACCTAGAAAAATGTGTCtgttaaataatttgcgaCTTGTTACGCGATAAGTTTCATACGTTAATTGCGGTTGGATCGGGAGTGtcggttttatttatttttgcaatccAGTTATCAAACGCGATTGTGCAATTATTCacctaaaattttcaaatccaacgctagaaaaaatttgacgaaaatcTGAGATGTATTATATCCTGCAACCGCGTGTTGCGGTGTACTTGAAGAAAGAACGAATCACGTAAATGAaacattcaaatttcaagatcGATACAAAGCACATTTTTCCCAACCGTGAAGGAGCTTCAGACGTAAAAATATACCTCGATCACAGTTGTCGAGGAAACCTTGAAAaaacgagcgaatgagaagttATCGGGATGTAAAAAGTGGGGAATAATTCATGAAGTGCAGCGAAATCGAGAGCGCGACATAAAAATCAGACGTGAAACTCTCGCGACATTCGCGTTGAAGAAATCGACGTACAGTACAGGTTCACACGATGCTCAccataaatttttgttcattggTACAATGTTAGTAAAGTGCAACGAGAGACCGAGGCCCCCGCAAATTAAGGCCCATCCGATCCACCTGCAAACTCGGTCCTTCCAACTCGTGTAGTATTTCAATATCATACCAGCCTGAACACCGAGAAATACCTGAAACACCGAGCTTAGACAACCTGTAGAATAAGAGACGATATTTATTCCCTTGAAATCAACAGCAAATGTAAGTTGCAGAAATGTTCGGTCCTGAGAATCCAGTTCTAAACTAATCACAACTTCGAAAATTTAACCGCGATTTAATTCGACGAAAAGCGACAAGACCTACGTAATATAATTCGTATTTAACCGTCGAAAGCCGCGATTTTTGGTAAAacagagtataaaaaaatcgagtCAGGCAGTAATCAGACGAATATAACGATGAGGCGTTAAGTAAGGCCAATTAGGTTACTCGTACAAACttttatatacatgttttCATATCAATTTAGCTCTATAATGATCGCGGTATCTAATCTTCGGAGTGGTGTGTTTTAAATAAAGCATCATTGGCCTATTTTTCCGTTCAATCCGAGTTCATCGACCGATTATAAACGTCGCTGATTTTACtgaaaagatatttatttatcaaatgCAACAGCTTGCGATCCGTCGGATAAAAGTTTCCGTCTTTTCTGGAACGTGGAAAATGTATTCAAAGTAAATTCTTACCCAGTATTCCCTCGGGATCGAACGGACCCGATCCATAAACCGTGTTGGCTGTTGGATACTGGTAAATATGCCGTGTTCCCAGTATTTTTCGATCTACATACCCGGCCGCGCCGCCGACGCAATCGGGATATTTGCCATCGTCGTGACGTCCCCCAGGTCCAAGATACCCTCTGTAAATTGAAACCCGGCTAAGTTTTACGTGTGACAATTATAGGTGGCggtgagaaaatatttgcgaATTCTGACGCGctgtgaaatttaaaatataaacgAATGATTGAGAAACGCACGTTGGGCAGCCGACGACCGGCAAGCGAAAAGTTATCGCCGAGTGGGCAGCGACGAGGCATAAAATCAGCATCCATTGAGGGAGAAGAACGAAAATGTCGCTGACGGCTTCGAGAAACGGGTTCTGAAATGTGCGAACGAAACAAGTTAGACGAATGCCAGTCCGACGGGTGCGCGATTCGGGATGCCGAAGACGGTCGTCACACCTTGGGCTCGATGCGTCTTCTCCGACTGAGCAGAACCAGGATCAGGGCGACGATAAGGTAGACGACGCTGAAACGCTGGAGAACACCGAACAACCGGATGTTTTCAATTTGCGCGTTCGTGCCGAGGGTGTTCAGTGATAATCCGAGGAGGAACAAAATTACGCTGCGCTGAAAGGAGCGACGATCGGTTAACGGATCCGCggaaagaataaattaatttcatattttatacctTGACGACTCCCCGACACATGGTGAAACGGCAAACTTGTCGCGATAGTTTCGAACCCACCGATATCGGCAAACACACCCCCATTATCCACATGAACCATGGAAAAACCAAATCGCCGACGAGCAAACCGTCCCACGTCGCATGCTCCAAAACCGAGTAGCCTCCGGCACCGTCGTTCACGAAAATCATCGCTAGAATACTTATTCTTCATGGAGTGAGAAGAGGATCAGCGGAAAACGAAAACATTCCACGTTTAGTCAACCTTTTGTTTACATATTgtgtggtgaaattttttttcaattctagaatttcaaagaaaaagtaacaagaaaaaataaataaataaaactccGTGGGGTAATCTTgcagcaaaaaattttcacccgatTTATAATTGTAACAAGTATATATCCTACCCTCTGAACGTGTCGATGGATCTTACTCGCCGTTTAACTACCAAAGCCTTTTCCTGCGGATCCGTATCACCTATGCACGGATTTCGGaccctaaatttttttctcaaactgtTTATTCCGGTTCTTAATAAAGTGCATCCGGCCAGTAGACAGAGTGTTACGAGAAACACAGCGAGGAGAGCTGAAATATGTACATAGCTGTTGTCTTATGTGAGCATATGTATCTATGATGTAGAATTTAATGTCTGGTTGACGTGTCTGACTAGGACGAACCGTTTCTACTCTTACGGTCCGCCGGTGCGATCAAGTTTTATACGAGAATCGACAcatagtatttttttaaaattaaatagaTTCTTTACTTTCACGTTACTCACGCATGTACAAACTCGAGGGATCCTTCACGATGCTGAGAATGCAGCTTCCATTGTCAACGTTTAATTCGTATACACCGAATTGTCCCAAATTCGGTGTTAAACTGCAGATTATGTCGCTGGAGGGAaacagtatatgtatacaactTATACAGACGTTTAATGGAATTCAATGATTGGTATGGATGGACAGCTTTGAGACTTTTTCTACAcagtattgaaaataattattaataacgcAACCGTGAATCAAACCTCGTATTTGATGCCGGAACATATTCCTCGACGCCGTTGCTTCGTACCCTCCATGTCAAAGATCTCTCAGTGTGAAATGTGAAGCTCTGATTTTGAGCGTACGTTATCTGACCGATTCGCGTGTATGGACACTGTAAATTGTAATTGGCGAATGGCGGTGGTGTGAGTTAATCATCGCAGTATGACTGATAGTAAATGTAGAAGACGCGTCAATTAAGGACTTTCATAGCGTAGAACGGGTAGCCGTATTATGTAGACTAACGTCTTTTAGGAGATACGTGGCACAAGCGATATATACTGTTAGTTATTTTTTAGTATGTAAATTCTAATTAGGAACGACATCGACAAAGCCTCGTAGATCGAACTAAAAGTTATCGTGCACATGTGCAGCAGGAATACAGACGCGTAACAATGGGAaattgaagatgaaaaatgcGTAAATAAAAGCCGATTAAGCGacaatagaaatgaaaaacacaTACCAAGTGGCAATCGGAGGACAGGGAGTAGAGCCAAGTTTCGGGATAATCGGTGCTCGTTTTGACGGCGACGCAAGCTTTGTCGTACGTTAAATCTTCGTACTCGCAGTAAGTGTTTTCGATCATGATTCCGAGTAAGTTTCATCTACAAAATAACGATGTCTTAAAATTCAGGCTCGTAGCGAAGCGGTAGGCTGAAAAACGAGTGAGCAACGTTTACAGGCACTGGCGAGTGAATCGGAGACTTCGAAAATTGTCCGTATTATCGTGGGAAATGTGAGTAGGTGTACAACCCGAGACCTAAATATCACTGTTATAAAATCACGATTTCAAAATGAGCACACGCGAAATATCGGCGCGAAAGTAAAAGTGTCAAGTAACGACATCGAAACATATTGAATGCCCACGCACTTGAGAATATTCGCCGATCTCAACGGACCGTCCGGTTTAATCTGATACATTATCTCGTTGCGAAATGCTTTCACCCGTAGTATGCGACGGGTTGAAAGTACTTTGATTACTCGTACATTCTTACCAAGTATGAGTGCGTGAATCTCCCGATCCGTTTCGACACTGCAAAAATATATGCTtggtatttaaaatttttttttgtttttttttcttttaagcACTACGAATGGAGAACTGCAGGCAGTATTAAACCGAGTACCGATATTGGAAATAGACTGCAGATCGCAACCTGCCAACAACACCTGTCCCCAGTAAATGGACAGCATGTGAGTgtcgttctctctctcgctcttggGACTTGAAAGACACGACGCTGTACCCACATGGTGGGCATATTATGTCCTACTTGTTGTTCGTCGAGATGCCCATTGGTCGGTTGCTCGCTCAGTTAGACCGTCCATCCCACGTCGCATCAATGTAATAACGTATGCCGGAATAAATGTACTGGCATGTATTGTAACCTGACAGCAGATGGGCCTTGTACATATCCTCGGGCGTAAAACGCATTTAGAAAATGTGAAGTAAACAGATTGTGCCGAAGAAGCTTTCGTCGTCCTTTCGAAAACACCCGATCGTGACCCCATTTAATTTCACCTCAGAATTGTAtcttcatttttatagttacGCTGCGTAGCAACAAGTGTAAAATTTGCGATGACGTTTTTCTTTACATTCCGAAtcaattcttctttttttctcctgcaCAATGATCAACTGCAGCGTACGAAGAATGATAAAACATCGACAAATATTTGAGACGAAATTCGCATAATTGAAAAGATCGCGggcatataaatatatgtacagtAACTTTACCGATTCTTttcgtatataaatttataatatatgatTTAATAAACTTCAGCATTTAATTTAagacgataataataattaataataataataataataatgggctagttaaaatgaaattaataataatacagtAAACGTTTACAATTAAATTCCGTACAAGTATAAATCACTGTGCTTCATCTTTTATATGATGTAAGTATGTAGTTATAAATGACGCTTTTTTGCCTTAGGTTTTTTCCCCTTGCAACACGTCTACTCTTGACGACTCTACAATATGTTTGTTGTCTGTGTGTTCAAAGGTACGTAAATGTTGCGTTTCCTCCCGCCTGGATATTTTGTCTGCGTACGTTGGATATTATtgtagcaatttttttttcagttttgaatttatttatcataccTTTTTGTATAGTATAGTTTAGTATGGTATGTACGTCTATATATGTAACAACCAACTGGTTCGTTTCGTATTTGCGTTATgtactattttcttttttcttgcttATCTTTTTTGAATCTATACTTGTAATTAAGTGGAAAGAAGATTGACACAATTAGCGTGCGTACGCAGGACACGTTTATTAGCTAAGAAGTGTCCTGATCTCTTTGTGCATATGACACAGGAAATCCACGTAGCTCGCACTTCCGTCACCGCCGCGATCCTCGACCAAGAAGTGTCGCATAACCATCTCAAGCTTTTCTCTTTGCCTGACAATTGTCAgctgaaaattgtaaaaagatGCCAAATTATTACTTAATCTGCAGGCTCTTTGAGTGGATACCCAAGTTTTATACTTTGAATTTGGCACTTCAAGCTTACCCTCATACAACGATGTCTCTGCGAACGGACTTGCGTTATTATTTCCGTAATTCGGTGGCTTAACGGGGTATCCAGGGTTGGGAGTATCGTACGATCGACGTCAACTTGCCCTACTGACGGTACGCCAAACACAGCTTGCACCCACTGCGAGGAAAGGCCGAGACCCAGCCAGAGGAACATGTGGATACCGTTTTCTGAGAAATGGTCGATTCCAGTAAGTATTTGAACGAAATTTGCAATTATCTTGAtagatatttatataaatgATAAACTTTCTTAtggataaaatttcataaactTTTGTAGTTTTACCTAGGAGATAAGCGCCGTCATCTGTGAATTTGTCAATTGAGCAGCGAACCATTTGAGGTAATTCAGTACCTTGAGGATCAATATCATGGAGCGGTAATAATCTTGGGTAAAAGTAAGCTACTGAAGTTGGGATATCCATGGTTGCTACTGCTTGCATGACGAAAGATCTGTCGTCAATAGTCATGTCCGCACCTAAGGGTAtgaaataattggaaaaatattgtgaaaacgAATCAATTATTCACTCGTCGGTATTtgtaatgttataaaaaattcgaGCAGTTTAACGTACCACCAGAAATCGCGTCGCTTTTCAGTATACTATTCACATAAAGTGGCAGGAGCTTCATGCATTCGGGCAGAATTAGTTGTCCTGCACTAGAAGGTGAAGCGCAGTGTTTTCTATAGACGGCAAGCATTGTTGCGCATCTTGAGATTAAATTGTCTTTTACCGCCTTGGGTGATGCTTCGATTAGCTTGAACACGCCTGTAGGTGAAATGTTGAAATTCATGGTTAGATTTATATTTTAAGAATCAGTAATT
Proteins encoded in this region:
- the LOC124305426 gene encoding heparan-alpha-glucosaminide N-acetyltransferase-like, with the translated sequence MIENTYCEYEDLTYDKACVAVKTSTDYPETWLYSLSSDCHLCPYTRIGQITYAQNQSFTFHTERSLTWRVRSNGVEEYVPASNTSDIICSLTPNLGQFGVYELNVDNGSCILSIVKDPSSLYMPLLAVFLVTLCLLAGCTLLRTGINSLRKKFRVRNPCIGDTDPQEKALVVKRRVRSIDTFRGISILAMIFVNDGAGGYSVLEHATWDGLLVGDLVFPWFMWIMGVCLPISVGSKLSRQVCRFTMCRGVVKRSVILFLLGLSLNTLGTNAQIENIRLFGVLQRFSVVYLIVALILVLLSRRRRIEPKNPFLEAVSDIFVLLPQWMLILCLVAAHSAITFRLPVVGCPTGYLGPGGRHDDGKYPDCVGGAAGYVDRKILGTRHIYQYPTANTVYGSGPFDPEGILGCLSSVFQVFLGVQAGMILKYYTSWKDRVCRWIGWALICGGLGLSLHFTNIVPMNKNLWSMSFVLVTTSLAFLLLTICYVLVDVTEYWRGGPFRIPGMNALAMYVGHQLCYQIFPFHWAYGEMNTHTWRLIETIWGVGLWTAIAYLLHARKIYLAL